A single candidate division KSB1 bacterium DNA region contains:
- a CDS encoding IscS subfamily cysteine desulfurase — MNSIYLDYNATTPIDPHVAEVMLPFLHSNFGNPSSSHIFGVTTKKAVEKARQQVAALLHCETDEIVFTGGGSESNNYAIKGAVQACRDKGNHIITSSIEHPAVLQVCKYLEKNGFTVTFLPVDQFGLINPKHVAEAITSETTLITIMHANNEVGTIEPIKEITKLAHDHEILVHTDSAQSVGKIPVHIDELGVDLLSIAGHKLYAPKGIGALYIRSGVQLEKLIHGADHEINRRAGTENVLEIVGLGEACELIHENLARYQEHMLEMRNRLEQGLKMRFPNIRINGHPDKRLPNTSSVSFVGLEANTILAELPNVAASAGAACHSGQVDVSIVLKAMQVPLEYAMGTIRLSVGRFTTAEEIDRAVEEIDKLLNE; from the coding sequence ATGAATTCAATTTATTTAGATTACAACGCTACTACACCTATCGATCCTCATGTAGCAGAAGTTATGTTGCCTTTTCTACATTCAAATTTCGGCAATCCCTCCAGCAGCCATATTTTTGGTGTGACTACAAAAAAAGCGGTTGAGAAAGCCCGCCAGCAAGTGGCCGCTTTACTGCACTGTGAGACCGACGAAATTGTGTTTACCGGCGGTGGTTCCGAATCCAATAATTACGCAATTAAAGGAGCTGTCCAAGCCTGTCGAGACAAAGGCAACCACATCATCACCTCATCAATTGAGCACCCGGCTGTTCTGCAGGTTTGCAAATATCTTGAGAAAAACGGCTTCACAGTTACTTTTTTACCGGTAGATCAATTCGGCTTAATTAATCCAAAACATGTAGCAGAAGCCATTACTTCCGAAACCACTCTGATCACGATCATGCATGCCAATAATGAAGTCGGAACCATTGAACCCATTAAAGAAATCACCAAATTGGCGCATGACCATGAGATTTTAGTTCATACTGATAGCGCCCAATCCGTAGGAAAAATCCCGGTTCATATAGATGAGTTGGGAGTGGATTTATTATCAATAGCGGGACACAAACTGTATGCACCCAAAGGCATTGGCGCGCTTTATATTCGATCTGGAGTGCAATTGGAAAAATTGATACATGGCGCGGATCATGAAATAAACCGCCGTGCCGGAACTGAAAACGTCCTGGAAATTGTCGGATTGGGTGAAGCATGTGAATTGATCCATGAGAATTTGGCCAGGTATCAAGAGCACATGCTAGAAATGCGTAATCGTCTGGAACAGGGATTGAAAATGCGGTTCCCGAATATCCGCATTAACGGGCATCCGGACAAACGGCTACCCAATACTTCCAGCGTTTCCTTTGTGGGGCTTGAAGCCAACACCATCCTTGCGGAATTACCCAATGTGGCAGCTTCCGCGGGCGCTGCCTGTCACAGCGGCCAGGTTGATGTTTCGATAGTACTTAAGGCGATGCAGGTCCCCCTGGAATACGCTATGGGAACCATCCGCTTGTCAGTGGGGAGATTTACTACGGCTGAAGAAATAGATCGTGCTGTTGAAGAAATTGATAAGCTATTAAATGAGTAA